A window of Nevskiales bacterium genomic DNA:
TTGCGCAGCTCTTCCATGTAAATGTGGTCGGCCAGCCGTAGCTTGTCGGCGTATTCCTTGCGCACCTCGCCGAGGATGCGCACGCCCAGGCCCGGGCCGGGGAAGGGATGCCGGTACACCATCTCCGGCGGCAGGCCGAGCGCCACGCCAATCCGGCGGACCTCGTCCTTGAACAGCTCGCGCAGCGGCTCGACCAGCTTGAGGTTCATCTTCTCCGGCAGGCCGCCGACGTTGTGGTGCGACTTGATCACGTGCGCCTTGCCGGTCTTGGAACCGGCCGACTCGATCACGTCCGGATAGATGGTGCCCTGCGCCAGCCAGTTGACCTCGGTCAGCTCGCGCGCCTGCTCGTCGAACACCTCGATGAAGCGCGCGCCGATGATCTTGCGCTTCTTCTCCGGGTCGGTGACGCCCTTGAGCGCGCTCATGAAGCGGTTCTCGGCGTTGACGCGGATCACGCGTACGCCCATGTGCCTGGCGAAGGTGTCCATCACCTGGTCGCCTTCATTCAGGCGGATCAGCCCGGTGTCCACGAATACGCAGGTCAGCTGCTCGCCGATGGCCTTGTACAGCAGCGCGCCGGTCACGGCCGAATCCACGCCGCCGGACAGGCCCAGCAGCACCTTGTCCGTGCCAACCTGCTTGCGCACGCGCTCGACCAGGTCCTCGATGATATTGCCCGGCTCCCAGGCCGCGCCGCAGCCGCAGATGTCATGCACGAAGCGTTCGAGGATGCGCTGGCCCTGGCGGGTGTGCGTGACCTCGGGGTGGAACTGCAGGCCGTAGAAGCGGCGTTTCTCGTCGGCCATGGCGCACAGCGGCGCGCCATCCGAGCTGCCGATCAGCTTGAAGCCCGGCGGCAGCTGCGTGACGCGATCGCCGTGGCTCATCCACACGTCGAGCAGGCCATGGCCTTCCTTATTGGTCGAATCCTGGATGCCCTTGAACAGCTTCGAATGGCCGCGCGCGCGCACCTGCGCATAGCCGAACTCACGGTGCGTGGACGACTCCACCTGCCCGCCCAGCTGCGCGGCCATGGTCTGCATGCCGTAGCAGATCCCGAGCACCGGCACGCCGAGCGTGAACACGACATCGGCCGCGCGCGGCGACTCGCCCACGGTGACCGATTCCGGCCCGCCGGACAGGATGATGCCCTTGGGCGCGAAGGCGCGGATGTGTGCCTCGTCCACGTCCCAGGCATAGATCTCGCAGTAAACCTTCGCCTCGCGCACGCGCCGCGCGATCAGCTGGGTGTACTGCGAGCCGAAATCCAGGATGAGGATCCGGTCGGTGTGAATGTCGGTCATGGAAGCCAGAAAGTCTGGAATGGACAGGATAACAGGACGAACAGGATTAACAGGCCGGAATTTGTACCATTGAAAGCAAGAAACGTCCTGTTGATCCTGTCAATCCTGTTTTCCCGTCGCGCTTTTTGATTCAGTCGTAATCCACCCGATAGTTGGGCGCTTCCTTGACGATGCTCACGTCGTGGACGTGGCTCTCGCGCACGCCGGCCGAGGTGATCTGCACGAAGTTGGGCTTGCTGCGCAGCTCGTCGATGGTCGGGCAGCCGGTGTAGCCCATGCAGGCGCGCAGGCCGCCGACCAGCTGGTGCACGATGGTCGCCAGCGGGCCCTTGTAGGGCACGCGGCCCTCGATGCCCTCCGGCACCAGCTTCTCGATTTCCTGGGTCGCGTCCTGGAAGTAGCGGTCCTTGGAACCCTCGCCCATCGCGCCGAGCGAGCCCATGCCGCGGTAGGACTTGTAAGAGCGCCCCTGGTACAGCTCGACGTCGCCCGGCGCTTCTTCGGTGCCGGCGAACAGCGAGCCGATCATCACCGCGCTGGCGCCGGCCGCAATCGCCTTGGCGATGTCGCCTGAATAGCGGATGCCGCCGTCGGCGATCACCGGGATTTTTTTCTTCGCCAGCGCCTGGGCGGCGTTGGCCACGGCGCTGATCTGCGGTACGCCGATGCCCGCGACGATACGCGTGGTGCAGATCGAGCCCGGGCCGATGCCGACCTTGACCGCGTCCGCGCCGGCCTCGGCCAGCGCCAGCGCGCCGTCGGCGGTGCCGACGTTGCCGCCGATCAGCTGCACCTCGGGATACCTCTTCTTGATCCACTTGACGCGCTCCAGCACGCCTTTGGAATGCCCATGCGCGGTGTCCACCACGATCACGTCCGCGCCGGCCTCGACCAGCGCCGCCACGCGCTCCTCGGTGTCGCCGCCGGTACCGACCGCGGCGCCCACGCGCAGGCGGCCATGCTCATCCTTGCAGGCCATCGGGAAGTCGGTGGACTTCTGGATGTCCTTGACCGTGATCATGCCCTTGAGCTGGAACTTGCTGTTGACCACCAGCACCTTTTCGATACGGTGCTTGTGCAGCAGCCCCTGCACCTCGTCGCGGCTGGCGCCCTCACGCACCGTGACCAGGCGCTCCTTGGGCGTCATGATGCTCGATACCGGATCGTCGTAGCGCGTTTCGAAGCGCAGGTCGCGGCTGGTGACGATGCCGACCAGCTGCTTGCCCTCCACCACCGGCACGCCGGAGATGTGGTTGGCGCGGGTCAGCGCGAGCACGTCGCGGATGGTGGTGTCCGGGGTCACGGTGATCGGGTCGGAAATGACGCCCGACTCGTATTTCTTGACTGTGCGCACGTGCGCCGCCTGCTTTTCCGGCGGCATGTTCTTGTGCACGATGCCGATGCCACCTTCCTGGGCCAGGGCGATGGCCAGGCGCGCCTCCGTGACGGTGTCCATGGCGGCGGACAGCAGCGGGATATTCAGCTGGATACTGCGAGTCAGTCGGGTCGTCAGATCGACCTGACGTGGCAGCACATCCGAATAGGCAGGGACCAGCAGGACATCGTCGAAAGTGAGGGCCTGTTCGGATACGCGCAGCATCTTTCGACCGTCCTTCGCGCCAATGAGGTAAATTCGCGCATTATATCGGATTGGCCCACCCCGCTTCACCCCGCCGCCATGGCCGAGAAACCCGCGCCGGAACGCATCCCGGAGAGAACCATTTACACGGTGTCCGGGCTCAATGCCCAGGTCAAGGACCTGCTGGAGATGAGCTTCCCGCCGCTGTGGGTGGAGGGCGAGGTGTCCAACTTCACCGCCCCGGCCTCCGGCCACTGGTACTTGAGCCTGAAGGACGAGCAGGCCCAGGTGCG
This region includes:
- the guaA gene encoding glutamine-hydrolyzing GMP synthase, with protein sequence MTDIHTDRILILDFGSQYTQLIARRVREAKVYCEIYAWDVDEAHIRAFAPKGIILSGGPESVTVGESPRAADVVFTLGVPVLGICYGMQTMAAQLGGQVESSTHREFGYAQVRARGHSKLFKGIQDSTNKEGHGLLDVWMSHGDRVTQLPPGFKLIGSSDGAPLCAMADEKRRFYGLQFHPEVTHTRQGQRILERFVHDICGCGAAWEPGNIIEDLVERVRKQVGTDKVLLGLSGGVDSAVTGALLYKAIGEQLTCVFVDTGLIRLNEGDQVMDTFARHMGVRVIRVNAENRFMSALKGVTDPEKKRKIIGARFIEVFDEQARELTEVNWLAQGTIYPDVIESAGSKTGKAHVIKSHHNVGGLPEKMNLKLVEPLRELFKDEVRRIGVALGLPPEMVYRHPFPGPGLGVRILGEVRKEYADKLRLADHIYMEELRKHGLYDKVSQAFAVYLPVKSVGVMGDGRRYEHVIALRAVETIDFMTARWAHLPYDFLDHVSRRIINEVDGISRVVYDISGKPPATIEWE
- the guaB gene encoding IMP dehydrogenase encodes the protein MLRVSEQALTFDDVLLVPAYSDVLPRQVDLTTRLTRSIQLNIPLLSAAMDTVTEARLAIALAQEGGIGIVHKNMPPEKQAAHVRTVKKYESGVISDPITVTPDTTIRDVLALTRANHISGVPVVEGKQLVGIVTSRDLRFETRYDDPVSSIMTPKERLVTVREGASRDEVQGLLHKHRIEKVLVVNSKFQLKGMITVKDIQKSTDFPMACKDEHGRLRVGAAVGTGGDTEERVAALVEAGADVIVVDTAHGHSKGVLERVKWIKKRYPEVQLIGGNVGTADGALALAEAGADAVKVGIGPGSICTTRIVAGIGVPQISAVANAAQALAKKKIPVIADGGIRYSGDIAKAIAAGASAVMIGSLFAGTEEAPGDVELYQGRSYKSYRGMGSLGAMGEGSKDRYFQDATQEIEKLVPEGIEGRVPYKGPLATIVHQLVGGLRACMGYTGCPTIDELRSKPNFVQITSAGVRESHVHDVSIVKEAPNYRVDYD